Proteins encoded in a region of the Pseudopipra pipra isolate bDixPip1 chromosome 18, bDixPip1.hap1, whole genome shotgun sequence genome:
- the TAOK3 gene encoding serine/threonine-protein kinase TAO3 isoform X4: MFCGHRDHVFIRDEVGHRDRRPEVRPTQSVQNQALHYRNRERFATIKSASLVTRQIHEHEQENELREQMSGYKRMRRQHQKQLIALENKLKAEMDEHRLKLQKEVETHANNSSIELEKLAKKQVAVMDKEAKAAAADEKKFQQQILAQQKKDLATFLESQKKQYKLCKEKIKEEMNEDHSTPKKEKQERISKHKENLQHTQAEEEAQLLSQQRLYYDKNCRSFKRKTMIKRHEMEQQNIREELNKKRTQKEMEHAMLIRHDESTRELEYRQLHTLQKLRMDLIRLQHQTELENQLEYNKRRERELHRKHFMELRQQPKNLKAMEMQIKKQFQDTCKVQTKQYKALKNHQLEVTPKSEHKTILKSLKDEQTRKLAILAEQYEQSINEMMASQALRLDEAQEAECQALRLQLQQEMELLNAYQSKIKMQTEAQHERELQKLEQRVSLRRAHLEQKIEEELAALQKERSERIKFLLEKQEREIETFDMESLRMGFGNLVTLEYPKEDYR, encoded by the exons GTTACAAGACAGATCCATGAGCATGAGCAGGAGAACGAGTTGCGGGAACAGATGTCAGGATATAAGCGGATGCGGCGCCAGCACCAGAAGCAGCTGATCGCCCTGGAAAACAAGTTGAAGGCCGAGATGGACGAGCACCGCCTCAAGCTGCAGAAGGAGGTGGAGACACACGCCAACAACTCGTCCATCGAGCTGGAGAAGCTGGCCAAGAAGCAGGTGGCTGTGATGGACAAGGAG gcaaaggcagctgcagcagatgAAAAGAAATTCCAGCAACAGATTTTGGCTCAGCAAAAGAAAGACCTGGCGACCTTTTTAGAAAGTCAGAAGAAACAATACAAGCTTTGCAAGGAAAAGATTAAAGAG GAAATGAACGAGGACCACAGCACGCCCaagaaagagaagcaagaaAGAATATCCAAACATAAAGAGAacctgcagcacacacaggctGAAGAGGAGGCCCAACTTCTCAGCCAGCAGAGACTCTACTACGACAAAAACTGCCGTTCCTTCAAGAGAAAAACGATGATCAAGAGGCACGAGATGGAGCAGCAGAACATTCGGGAA GAGCTGAACAAGAAGCGGACGCAGAAGGAGATGGAGCACGCGATGCTGATCCGGCACGACGAGTCCACGCGCGAGCTGGAGTACCGGCAGCTGCACACGCTGCAGAAGCTGCGCATGGACCTGATCCGGCTGCAGCACCAGACTGAGCTCGAGAACCAGCTGGAATACAACAAGAggcgggagcgggagctgcACAGGAAGCATTTCATGGAGCTCCGGCAGCAACCAAAGAACCTGAAG GCTATGGAAATGCAGATCAAAAAGCAGTTCCAGGACACATGCAAAGTGCAAACTAAGCAGTACAAAGCACTGAAGAATCACCAGCTGGAAGTAACTCCAAAGAGTGAGCACAAGACAATTCTGAAGAGCCTGAAGGACGAGCAGACGCGGAAGCTCGCCATCCTGGCCGAGCAGTACGAGCAGAGCATCAACGAGATGATGGCCTCGCAGGCG CTACGGCTGGACGAGGCCCAGGAAGCGGAATGCCAAGCCCTGAGACTGCAACtccagcaggagatggagctgctcAACGCGTACCAGAGCAAAATTAAGATGCAGACAGAAGCACAGCACGAAAGGGAACTCCAGAAGCTGGAGCAACGGGTGTCGCTGCGCAGGGCACACCTGGAACAAAAG ATCGAAGAGGAGCTCGCCGCCCTCCAGAAGGAACGCAGCGAGAGGATCAAGTTTCTGTTGGAAAAGCAGGAGCGAGAGATTGAGACGTTTGACATGGAGAGCTTGCGGATGGGCTTTGGGAATTTGGTCACATTAGAGTATCCCAAGGAGGACTATAGATGA